From Shewanella psychrophila, a single genomic window includes:
- the hemN gene encoding oxygen-independent coproporphyrinogen III oxidase, whose amino-acid sequence MKQPTQISWDQSMIEKYNYSGPRYTSYPTALEFDDSFTEDKLLTSIKNSKSDKLSLYIHIPYCAKLCYYCGCNKVITRHQHKADQYLEYLAAEIIKRAPLFKNYLVTQIHWGGGTPTFLRPDQILKLSELIKANFNIAEVGEYSIEVDPREIELTMLDTLKEAGFNRISIGVQDFNKKVQIAVNREQDEQFIFDLMAKAKELGFVSTNIDLIYGLPHQTPATFAETMQRVLDLDPDRLSVFNYAHLPSRFAAQRKIKDEDLASPQQKLDMLHQTIETLTGAGYQYIGMDHFAKPDDELSILQNEGRLHRNFQGYTTQEECDLLGLGVSSISQIGDCYAQNQKDIRPYFESIDANGHALWKGCGLNRDDEIRRVVIKQLICHFDLDMVQIDEKLGINFEDYFAEDLMLLQTFIDDKLVDITDRKITISPTGRLLIRNICICFDVYYREKARQQQFSRVI is encoded by the coding sequence TTGAAGCAGCCCACCCAAATTAGTTGGGATCAGTCAATGATCGAAAAATATAATTACAGCGGCCCCCGTTATACTTCTTACCCGACGGCGCTGGAATTCGATGACTCCTTCACCGAAGACAAACTGCTGACTTCGATTAAGAACAGTAAGAGTGATAAGCTTTCTCTCTATATACATATTCCATATTGCGCCAAGCTTTGTTATTACTGTGGCTGTAATAAGGTCATCACTCGCCACCAGCATAAAGCAGATCAGTACCTAGAGTATCTGGCTGCAGAAATTATCAAACGTGCACCTCTGTTTAAGAACTATCTCGTCACTCAGATCCATTGGGGCGGTGGAACCCCGACCTTCCTGCGTCCGGATCAAATCCTTAAGCTATCTGAGCTGATCAAGGCCAATTTCAATATCGCCGAAGTTGGCGAGTACTCCATTGAAGTCGATCCCCGTGAAATTGAACTCACCATGTTAGATACGCTTAAAGAGGCCGGATTTAACCGCATCTCTATCGGCGTTCAGGATTTCAACAAGAAGGTACAGATTGCCGTCAACCGTGAGCAAGATGAGCAGTTCATCTTCGATCTTATGGCAAAAGCCAAAGAGCTGGGCTTCGTATCAACCAACATAGACCTTATCTATGGTCTGCCTCATCAGACACCAGCAACCTTTGCAGAAACCATGCAGCGAGTCTTAGATCTGGACCCGGACCGTCTTTCTGTCTTTAACTATGCTCACCTGCCTTCTCGATTCGCGGCTCAACGTAAGATTAAAGATGAAGATCTAGCCTCACCACAACAGAAACTAGATATGCTACATCAGACAATTGAAACCTTAACTGGTGCCGGTTACCAATATATCGGTATGGATCACTTCGCTAAGCCAGATGATGAACTATCTATCTTGCAAAACGAAGGCAGACTCCACAGAAACTTCCAAGGCTATACCACCCAGGAAGAATGTGACCTATTAGGCTTAGGTGTGTCTTCAATTAGCCAGATAGGCGACTGCTATGCCCAGAACCAGAAAGATATCCGTCCTTACTTCGAGTCTATCGATGCTAATGGTCATGCGTTATGGAAAGGTTGTGGCCTAAACCGTGACGATGAAATTCGCCGCGTGGTGATTAAACAGCTTATCTGTCACTTCGACTTAGACATGGTACAGATCGATGAGAAACTAGGGATTAACTTCGAAGACTACTTCGCCGAAGATTTAATGCTGCTACAAACCTTCATCGACGACAAGCTCGTCGACATCACAGACAGAAAGATCACCATCAGCCCAACAGGCCGATTGTTAATCCGTAATATCTGTATCTGTTTCGATGTCTATTACAGAGAGAAGGCTCGCCAGCAGCAATTTTCAAGGGTGATTTAA
- a CDS encoding DUF2489 domain-containing protein: MTTALIAIAFIIITALTGYATVLLLKLRKQSIQRKKHQQELKDINQARLDEHLNSIRYIATAMLEERCELSEGVMRIAKLFSILSISEQVEPQYPAIFKHFEVIQDHPIMAQRKKLEKQQRMKLDFARMRSEAELEADILEEAKQLTSFTPSPLH, encoded by the coding sequence ATGACAACTGCGCTTATAGCCATTGCTTTTATTATCATTACCGCCCTTACAGGCTACGCCACAGTCTTGTTGCTTAAGCTTCGTAAGCAGAGCATCCAAAGAAAGAAGCATCAGCAAGAATTAAAAGACATAAACCAAGCACGCCTAGACGAGCACTTGAACAGCATCCGCTACATTGCGACAGCAATGTTAGAAGAACGCTGCGAACTTTCAGAAGGCGTAATGAGAATAGCTAAACTTTTCAGTATTTTATCTATATCAGAACAAGTAGAACCTCAATATCCGGCTATTTTCAAACATTTTGAGGTGATCCAAGACCACCCCATCATGGCTCAACGAAAAAAGCTGGAGAAGCAACAACGCATGAAGCTGGATTTTGCCCGCATGCGATCCGAAGCCGAACTCGAAGCCGATATTCTTGAAGAAGCGAAACAACTAACCAGTTTTACTCCAAGTCCACTACATTAA
- a CDS encoding alpha/beta fold hydrolase, with translation MSIAVESQMNNQVNLQAKPLSSEQILNTHEQQAFWGRVTESEVKTDDNISLAYMYIEHPDSERAIVISSGRIESYLKYKELIFDLYNQGYSIFALDHRGQGLSTRTTANPHHGHIDKFSTYVDDFALFVDTVVTPRQYREVFLVGHSMGGAIGTLYIDKHPNTFTAAVFSAPMYGIKLPISKGFIRWLANLLDTKQGEEPNYILGGKDYHGDEFAKNDLTKSQARYEDYRKLYQQHPELQLGSPTNHWLVESIDAGAKTVKAAKETKTPILILQADEDTVVDNFAQYHGVGGLCELINIPNARHEIFMEQDESRNFAIEKLLKFLASHHTG, from the coding sequence ATGTCGATAGCCGTCGAATCACAAATGAATAATCAAGTTAACCTTCAAGCTAAGCCGCTCTCCTCTGAGCAGATACTTAATACCCATGAACAGCAAGCTTTCTGGGGTAGAGTGACAGAGTCAGAAGTAAAAACTGATGACAATATCTCTCTCGCCTACATGTATATTGAGCACCCAGACAGTGAACGAGCCATAGTGATCAGCAGCGGGCGAATCGAGTCTTATCTTAAATATAAAGAGCTTATCTTCGACCTCTATAATCAAGGCTACAGTATTTTCGCACTGGATCATCGCGGCCAGGGCTTATCGACTCGTACCACAGCCAACCCCCATCACGGACATATCGATAAATTTAGTACCTACGTCGATGATTTTGCTTTATTTGTCGACACAGTGGTGACGCCTAGACAGTATCGAGAAGTTTTTCTGGTGGGTCACTCCATGGGCGGTGCTATCGGTACTCTGTATATTGACAAGCATCCCAATACTTTCACGGCGGCCGTTTTCTCAGCCCCCATGTACGGCATAAAACTTCCCATAAGCAAAGGTTTTATCCGTTGGCTGGCAAACCTGTTAGACACCAAACAGGGTGAAGAGCCTAACTATATATTGGGTGGTAAGGACTACCACGGCGATGAGTTCGCCAAGAATGATCTGACTAAGAGCCAGGCGCGTTATGAAGATTACCGCAAGCTTTATCAGCAACATCCAGAGCTACAACTTGGCTCGCCAACCAACCATTGGCTAGTCGAATCTATCGACGCCGGTGCCAAAACGGTAAAAGCAGCCAAAGAAACTAAGACGCCAATTTTGATTCTTCAGGCTGATGAGGACACGGTTGTCGATAACTTTGCTCAGTATCATGGTGTAGGAGGCTTGTGCGAACTGATCAATATTCCCAATGCTCGTCATGAAATCTTTATGGAGCAAGATGAAAGTCGCAACTTTGCCATAGAAAAACTACTTAAGTTCTTAGCCTCACACCACACGGGCTAA
- the flhB gene encoding flagellar biosynthesis protein FlhB, giving the protein MSKKNTGQSKTEKATPQKLKKAREEGQVPRSKDLASTALIIGCSMMLFLSADWFAARVSQLARFNMSITKEELDRPGMMLEHLGTTLVEMLNILGPLFIMVAIIAMVAGAMPGGPVFSFKNAHFKYSRIDPIAGIGRMCSVKSLVELVKSILKITLLIGIMFIFLENNLQVLLTYNQLPIDEAVSKGINMLALGILYLGLGLLVITFIDVPYQYWHHHNELKMSRQDVKDEQKQQDGKPEVKAKIRQLQQRMGRSRAEIAIPQSDVLLVNPTHYAVALKYDVEKADAPYVLTKGTDEVALYMRQIAKQHDIEVIELPPLTRAIYYSTKVEQQIPAALFIAIAHVLSYVLQIKAARDGKKKRPDPLPNFFIPKHLRHD; this is encoded by the coding sequence ATGAGTAAAAAAAATACCGGGCAGAGTAAAACTGAGAAGGCGACACCGCAGAAATTAAAGAAAGCCAGAGAGGAGGGCCAAGTTCCGCGCTCTAAAGATCTGGCCTCTACGGCGCTTATTATCGGCTGTTCTATGATGTTATTTCTGAGTGCCGATTGGTTTGCTGCTCGTGTTTCTCAATTGGCGCGGTTTAATATGTCTATCACTAAAGAGGAGTTAGATCGCCCAGGTATGATGCTAGAGCACCTTGGTACGACTCTGGTAGAGATGCTCAATATTCTTGGCCCCTTGTTCATTATGGTGGCAATTATTGCCATGGTTGCAGGTGCTATGCCTGGTGGACCGGTATTTAGCTTTAAGAATGCCCATTTTAAGTACAGTCGTATCGATCCCATTGCCGGTATTGGCCGTATGTGTTCAGTGAAATCTCTGGTTGAGTTGGTTAAGTCTATTCTCAAGATCACCCTGCTTATTGGCATCATGTTTATTTTCTTAGAAAATAATTTACAAGTATTACTCACCTATAACCAACTTCCTATCGACGAAGCGGTGAGCAAGGGCATCAATATGCTGGCGCTTGGGATCTTGTATTTGGGTCTTGGCCTGCTGGTTATCACGTTTATCGATGTGCCATATCAATATTGGCATCATCATAATGAGCTTAAGATGTCGAGGCAGGATGTTAAGGATGAGCAAAAACAACAGGATGGGAAACCTGAGGTCAAGGCTAAAATCCGTCAATTACAGCAACGCATGGGACGATCTAGAGCAGAAATTGCTATCCCACAGTCCGATGTCTTGTTGGTTAATCCGACACATTATGCCGTTGCACTCAAATATGATGTTGAAAAGGCCGATGCACCTTATGTATTGACCAAGGGAACAGATGAAGTCGCCCTCTATATGCGACAAATTGCCAAGCAGCATGATATTGAGGTGATCGAGCTCCCACCACTCACCCGTGCTATCTACTATTCGACGAAAGTTGAGCAACAGATCCCCGCCGCACTTTTTATCGCTATAGCCCATGTATTGAGCTACGTACTGCAGATAAAAGCGGCCAGAGATGGTAAGAAGAAACGCCCAGATCCGTTACCAAACTTTTTTATTCCGAAACACTTAAGACACGATTAA
- the yihI gene encoding Der GTPase-activating protein YihI: MSHSKKTRKANENAPKLSPRTKKSERVLEGKKKKSGNKAGSRHNSNIVGGKDGSAASRKDPRHGSKKAIKLDLPSQVQVIAPKKEQGPKLTDEQKLFKLEEDPRLNQLLDMLEEGKDLSQDDQKWLNKTLNQIEALMERLGITEEDDLDQVVQSTAAVSDDDLLDKFESGADLLKDYQKKD; the protein is encoded by the coding sequence ATGTCACACTCTAAGAAAACCCGTAAAGCCAATGAAAATGCGCCTAAGTTATCTCCAAGAACCAAGAAGAGTGAGCGTGTTCTTGAAGGCAAAAAGAAAAAGTCAGGAAACAAGGCAGGTAGCCGTCACAATTCAAATATTGTCGGTGGCAAAGATGGTTCGGCAGCCAGTAGGAAAGATCCACGACATGGCAGCAAGAAGGCAATAAAACTTGATCTTCCAAGCCAGGTCCAAGTGATCGCCCCTAAGAAAGAGCAAGGTCCAAAACTGACCGATGAGCAGAAACTATTTAAGCTCGAAGAAGATCCAAGACTAAACCAACTACTCGATATGCTCGAAGAGGGTAAAGATCTAAGCCAAGACGATCAGAAGTGGCTCAATAAAACACTGAATCAGATAGAAGCACTCATGGAGCGCTTAGGTATCACAGAGGAAGATGATCTTGACCAGGTTGTTCAGTCTACAGCTGCGGTGAGTGATGACGACTTGTTGGACAAGTTTGAATCCGGTGCAGACCTGTTAAAAGACTACCAGAAAAAAGATTAA
- the flhA gene encoding flagellar biosynthesis protein FlhA: MNWLSRTFAGNRSYIGIPIMLLTILAMVILPLPPWLLDILFTFNIVLSVMVLLVAVSIRRPLEFSVFPTVLLLATLMRLTLNVASTRVVLIEGHQGGDAAGRVIQAFGEVVIDGNYVVGAVIFLILMIINFVVITKGGERISEVSARFTLDALPGKQMAIDADLNAGVLSQDQARLRRQEVAREADFYGSMDGASKFVRGDAIAGILILVINILGGIAIGMFMHDLSAGDAFKTYALLAIGDGLVAQIPSLLLATAAAIIVTRVSDAEEMPAQLSKQLLANPKTLATASVIMVIFGIVPGMPALVFLPFAAVLGFSAWKLSQRVEVRPEEKIEEKLEKSLSEPSLPSWEALPFTDLIEVRLGYRLVHLVERSKGAELQKRLTGIRRTLSEQAGFLLSEVRVRDNLALAPNAYQINLMGNPVITAELEPEKLMAIKSGPVFGDVDGIITKEPAYQMDALWIEPDTKAKALNLGYSVVDNATVIATHVSKLIRESLPEMLQHDDVIALSDRLAKQSPKLAESLSTALTPILQLKVYRLLLKEQVSLKDIRTIATTLLDCSEESKDPVLLAADVRCALRSSILHTIAGSSQQLNVLTLAPELEQTLLTALNQSQQQGKVSLDSFPVEPQLLAQLQQKMPQLLAQAKEQGHSPMLLVSPQLRPILARYALAFARGLHVLSYNEIPESRELMVAGQLG, translated from the coding sequence ATGAATTGGTTATCTCGAACATTTGCAGGAAATCGTAGCTATATAGGTATACCTATCATGCTACTGACTATTCTTGCTATGGTGATCCTTCCGCTGCCGCCCTGGTTGTTGGATATTCTCTTTACTTTCAACATAGTCCTGTCTGTGATGGTCTTGTTGGTTGCGGTATCAATAAGGCGGCCGTTGGAGTTCTCTGTTTTTCCGACAGTCTTGCTGCTTGCTACCTTGATGAGACTGACATTGAATGTCGCTTCCACTCGAGTCGTGCTGATTGAGGGGCATCAAGGGGGAGACGCTGCAGGTAGAGTGATCCAGGCCTTCGGTGAAGTGGTCATTGACGGCAATTATGTGGTCGGTGCGGTGATTTTCTTAATCTTGATGATCATAAACTTTGTGGTGATCACTAAAGGTGGTGAGCGCATCTCTGAGGTATCAGCTCGCTTTACCTTAGATGCCTTACCCGGTAAGCAAATGGCTATTGATGCCGATCTTAATGCTGGGGTGTTAAGCCAAGATCAGGCGAGACTTCGTCGTCAGGAAGTTGCCAGAGAGGCAGATTTTTACGGCTCTATGGATGGTGCCTCTAAGTTTGTTCGTGGTGATGCTATTGCCGGAATATTGATCTTAGTGATCAATATTTTGGGCGGTATTGCCATCGGTATGTTTATGCATGACTTAAGTGCAGGTGATGCCTTTAAGACTTATGCCTTGTTGGCGATTGGTGATGGATTGGTCGCTCAGATCCCATCTTTGTTGCTCGCTACCGCCGCAGCGATAATCGTGACTCGAGTTTCAGATGCTGAAGAGATGCCGGCTCAGCTCAGTAAGCAGCTATTGGCGAATCCTAAGACCTTGGCCACAGCATCTGTGATCATGGTCATTTTTGGTATTGTGCCTGGCATGCCAGCCTTGGTGTTTCTTCCATTTGCTGCTGTTTTAGGTTTTTCCGCCTGGAAACTGAGCCAGCGAGTAGAGGTTAGGCCTGAAGAAAAGATTGAAGAGAAACTTGAAAAGAGTCTATCAGAGCCATCATTGCCAAGCTGGGAAGCATTGCCTTTTACCGATCTCATTGAGGTGAGGCTTGGCTATCGTTTGGTACACCTTGTCGAGCGCAGCAAGGGAGCCGAGCTGCAGAAACGCTTAACAGGCATTCGGCGGACCTTGTCCGAGCAAGCTGGATTCTTGTTATCTGAGGTGCGTGTTCGGGATAATTTAGCCTTGGCACCTAATGCTTATCAAATTAATTTAATGGGTAACCCGGTGATCACCGCTGAATTAGAGCCCGAAAAGTTGATGGCAATTAAGAGTGGGCCTGTTTTCGGTGATGTCGATGGCATTATTACAAAAGAGCCCGCTTATCAGATGGATGCCCTTTGGATAGAGCCGGATACTAAGGCTAAAGCCTTGAATTTAGGCTATTCTGTCGTCGATAACGCCACTGTAATAGCGACCCATGTGAGTAAACTTATTCGTGAGTCTCTACCGGAGATGTTACAACACGATGATGTGATAGCACTGAGTGATCGCTTGGCTAAGCAGTCACCTAAATTGGCGGAATCACTCTCTACGGCGTTGACACCGATTTTACAGTTGAAAGTGTATCGACTCTTGCTCAAAGAGCAGGTATCCCTCAAAGATATTCGCACCATAGCCACGACTCTGCTCGATTGCAGTGAGGAAAGTAAAGATCCTGTGTTACTCGCTGCCGACGTACGCTGTGCGCTTCGTAGTAGCATATTGCACACTATTGCTGGTTCGTCGCAGCAGTTGAACGTCTTGACTCTGGCGCCTGAATTGGAACAGACCTTGCTCACGGCGCTTAATCAATCACAACAGCAGGGCAAGGTGTCACTGGACAGTTTCCCGGTGGAACCTCAGCTGCTTGCTCAACTACAGCAGAAGATGCCTCAGTTGCTGGCACAAGCCAAAGAGCAAGGTCACAGTCCTATGTTGCTCGTCTCGCCGCAGCTAAGGCCAATTCTGGCGCGATACGCCTTGGCCTTTGCCCGAGGGCTGCATGTCTTGTCATATAACGAGATCCCTGAGAGTCGTGAGTTGATGGTGGCAGGGCAGTTGGGCTAG
- a CDS encoding methyltransferase domain-containing protein, giving the protein MLRCPLCHNEHTSLFYQDRKRSIYTCHHCHLVFSDANSHLPPQVERQRYQLSASKYQKPLKQFLLSLIQQIAQETDQALTGLNFGRLADNQTLDTIKAQGHDLRQYDPYFSPDHSLLKQEYDFICCYRVFEHFRSPFKEWSLLCKLLKPGAWLAINTKLLTEIHAFERWHHKNNLTHVSFYQAVTFEFLAEQAGFKLLFAANDLILVQKPSGSDIKRGQSSLIDL; this is encoded by the coding sequence ATGCTTAGATGCCCTCTTTGTCACAACGAACATACCTCACTATTTTATCAAGACAGAAAACGCAGTATCTACACCTGTCATCACTGTCACTTGGTATTCTCCGATGCAAACTCTCACCTCCCACCTCAAGTAGAGAGACAAAGGTACCAACTAAGCGCCAGCAAATACCAAAAGCCCCTAAAGCAGTTTTTACTCAGCCTAATACAGCAGATCGCCCAAGAAACCGATCAAGCATTAACCGGACTTAACTTTGGCCGATTAGCTGACAATCAGACACTCGATACAATCAAAGCTCAGGGACATGATTTACGCCAGTATGATCCTTACTTTTCCCCCGACCACAGCCTACTCAAACAAGAATATGACTTTATTTGCTGTTATCGGGTATTCGAGCATTTCCGCTCCCCATTCAAGGAGTGGTCACTGCTATGTAAGCTTTTAAAACCAGGAGCTTGGCTGGCAATAAATACTAAATTACTCACCGAAATCCACGCTTTCGAAAGGTGGCATCACAAGAACAACCTGACTCATGTCAGCTTTTATCAGGCTGTCACCTTCGAGTTTCTAGCCGAGCAGGCAGGTTTTAAGCTATTATTCGCAGCAAATGATCTCATCTTGGTGCAAAAACCATCAGGATCTGATATAAAACGCGGCCAAAGTTCGCTTATTGATCTGTAA
- a CDS encoding c-type cytochrome: protein MKKLALALSVLACISSPAMAEGNAEAGKTKAIVCSACHGVDGNSMIDMYPKLAGQQATYLIKQLHDFRSAAKTGGKEGRNDPIMGGMALMLSDQDIEDVAAYYSSQTKAVVEVKDIPALGEQLYKGGDVTRGITACIACHGPEGAGTELAGFPDIGGQHANYLKIQLNKFSDTNRNNDLNGMMQDIANKLNSDDIEALSKYISSLK from the coding sequence ATGAAAAAGTTAGCTCTTGCGCTATCAGTCTTAGCCTGTATCTCTTCACCAGCAATGGCTGAAGGCAATGCTGAAGCGGGAAAAACTAAAGCAATTGTTTGTTCTGCCTGTCACGGTGTTGATGGTAACAGCATGATAGACATGTACCCAAAACTTGCTGGACAGCAAGCTACCTACCTGATTAAGCAGCTACATGATTTCCGTAGTGCGGCTAAAACAGGCGGTAAAGAGGGTCGTAACGATCCTATCATGGGTGGTATGGCTCTCATGCTCAGCGACCAAGATATCGAAGATGTCGCTGCATACTACTCTTCACAGACTAAAGCTGTAGTCGAAGTAAAAGATATACCGGCTCTAGGCGAGCAACTCTACAAGGGTGGCGACGTGACTCGCGGAATTACCGCTTGTATCGCATGTCACGGTCCTGAAGGTGCGGGTACTGAGCTAGCAGGTTTCCCTGATATCGGTGGTCAGCATGCCAACTACCTCAAAATACAGCTTAACAAGTTTAGCGATACAAATCGTAACAACGACTTAAATGGCATGATGCAAGACATCGCTAACAAACTTAACAGCGATGATATCGAAGCATTATCTAAATATATATCAAGCCTTAAGTAA
- the fliR gene encoding flagellar biosynthetic protein FliR, with product MLSLTSVQISAFIGTFWWPFCRIMGAFIVMPFLSSSYIPPMVRVLLAVLISALLSPMLPPVPAVDAISIGALFLAIEQLLIGFMLALFTYILIHVMTLFGAMMSMQMGLAMAIMNDPANGSSNPILSQWFLLYGTLLFLALDGHLVAIGIIVDSFRLWPIGTGIFDLPLMGLVGRFAWLFASAFMLAIPAILAMLMVNLTFGVLSRAAPSLNVFALGFPMSMLMGLLCVFFSFSGLPSRYSDLCLEALSAMYQFIGGIT from the coding sequence ATGCTCTCACTTACTTCAGTTCAAATCAGTGCATTTATAGGAACATTCTGGTGGCCATTTTGTCGAATAATGGGTGCCTTTATTGTAATGCCATTCTTGAGTAGCAGTTATATCCCGCCTATGGTGAGAGTACTATTGGCTGTGCTTATCTCTGCCTTGTTATCACCTATGTTGCCTCCTGTGCCAGCTGTGGATGCTATTTCTATTGGAGCACTATTTCTTGCTATAGAGCAGCTGTTAATCGGCTTCATGTTAGCGCTATTTACATATATTTTGATCCATGTAATGACTCTGTTTGGTGCCATGATGTCGATGCAGATGGGCTTGGCAATGGCGATTATGAATGATCCTGCAAATGGCAGCTCAAATCCTATATTAAGCCAATGGTTTCTCCTCTATGGCACCTTGTTGTTTCTTGCCCTTGATGGTCATTTAGTTGCAATTGGTATTATCGTCGATAGCTTTAGATTATGGCCAATCGGCACTGGTATTTTTGATTTGCCCTTGATGGGATTAGTTGGCCGGTTCGCCTGGTTATTCGCGTCGGCATTTATGTTAGCAATTCCCGCAATACTGGCCATGTTGATGGTTAACCTCACCTTTGGTGTATTGAGCCGCGCCGCACCATCTTTGAACGTTTTCGCTCTCGGTTTCCCTATGTCCATGTTGATGGGCCTGTTATGTGTGTTCTTCTCGTTTAGTGGCTTGCCTAGTCGATACAGTGATCTTTGTCTGGAAGCTTTATCTGCCATGTATCAGTTCATCGGGGGGATCACATGA
- a CDS encoding DUF885 domain-containing protein, protein MRKLLLSGLLAISLSACQINAISTEHTQSTTSTESLLTTGVSDLKLKSIIEADWKIQLDSSPSLAFSEGDASAAGKLADLSPEKLDNINNRKQTLLNTLKGLNRDTLSKEDKINAQILQDQLQNSIDLYKYKDHYLPITAESGFHAYIASIAKARFTTEQDYEHYITKLSNLPKYFAQQTYWLKQGLDSGITPPRVTLDGFEDSISAFMVPVEDSGYFKPFTHYPKHFSQAQKDELTAQGRKIIEQQVLPLYQAFYDFMTKEYIPGARKDIASASLPDGVAFYENRVRYYTTLDMTSDEVHQLGLKEVKRIRAEMQTIIDDLGFEGSFADFLHFLRTDPQFYPKTAEELLKEAAFIAKKADAMLPKYFGKLPRTPYGIQAVPAEIAPKYTTGRYSGSNRDDEPGYYWVNTYALDKRPLYELEALTLHEAVPGHHLQISLNKELTKLPNFRRYSYISAFGEGWGLYSEYLGLEAGFYQDPYSNFGRLTYEMWRAARLVVDTGMHAKGWSRQQALDFMASNTALSMHNVTTEIDRYISWPGQALSYKIGELTIKRLRAQAEKELGEKFDIRAFHDALLENGSVPMSVLEQQVADFISSEKEKIDN, encoded by the coding sequence ATGCGTAAGCTTTTGCTTTCCGGTTTACTCGCCATTTCTCTCAGCGCTTGCCAAATCAATGCTATCTCCACAGAACACACTCAGTCTACGACATCTACTGAAAGCCTACTAACAACGGGAGTGAGTGATTTAAAGCTTAAATCAATTATTGAGGCCGACTGGAAAATTCAACTCGATAGCAGTCCTTCACTGGCATTTTCCGAAGGTGATGCCAGCGCAGCGGGTAAGCTAGCCGACTTATCACCGGAAAAATTAGATAACATTAATAACCGTAAGCAAACTCTGCTCAACACATTAAAGGGATTAAACAGAGATACCCTCTCGAAAGAGGACAAGATCAATGCCCAGATCCTCCAAGATCAGCTACAGAACAGCATCGATCTCTATAAATATAAAGATCACTACCTTCCCATCACAGCCGAGAGTGGTTTCCATGCTTATATCGCCTCTATTGCCAAGGCTAGATTCACAACTGAGCAAGACTACGAACACTATATTACCAAGTTATCAAACCTACCCAAGTACTTCGCTCAGCAGACCTATTGGCTAAAGCAAGGATTAGACTCAGGGATCACACCACCAAGAGTCACCCTAGATGGTTTCGAAGACAGCATCAGCGCCTTTATGGTTCCAGTGGAAGACAGTGGCTACTTCAAGCCTTTTACTCACTATCCAAAACATTTTAGTCAGGCTCAGAAAGACGAGTTGACAGCGCAAGGCCGCAAAATCATAGAGCAGCAGGTGCTGCCACTTTATCAAGCGTTTTATGATTTCATGACCAAGGAATACATTCCCGGAGCCCGCAAAGATATTGCCAGTGCCAGCCTACCCGATGGCGTCGCCTTCTATGAAAACCGTGTCCGTTACTACACCACTCTCGACATGACATCCGATGAAGTTCACCAACTCGGCCTCAAAGAAGTAAAACGTATCCGAGCAGAAATGCAGACCATTATCGACGATCTCGGTTTCGAGGGCAGTTTCGCCGACTTCTTACACTTTTTGCGTACCGATCCTCAGTTCTATCCTAAAACAGCCGAAGAATTACTCAAGGAAGCGGCCTTTATCGCCAAGAAGGCTGATGCCATGCTACCAAAATACTTTGGTAAGTTGCCCAGAACCCCATATGGCATTCAAGCCGTCCCGGCCGAGATAGCACCTAAATACACCACAGGACGTTACTCAGGTTCTAACCGAGACGATGAACCAGGTTATTACTGGGTCAACACTTACGCCTTAGATAAACGTCCTCTCTATGAACTTGAGGCCCTGACCTTACACGAAGCGGTACCCGGTCATCACCTACAAATCTCGCTCAATAAAGAGTTAACCAAGCTGCCGAACTTCCGCCGTTATAGCTATATCTCGGCCTTTGGTGAAGGCTGGGGACTCTACTCCGAGTATCTGGGTTTAGAGGCTGGTTTTTATCAAGACCCCTACAGTAACTTTGGTCGCCTGACCTATGAAATGTGGCGTGCGGCTCGTCTGGTCGTAGACACAGGCATGCACGCGAAAGGTTGGAGCCGACAGCAGGCACTGGACTTTATGGCCAGTAACACGGCTCTGTCCATGCATAACGTCACTACAGAGATAGACCGCTACATCTCATGGCCAGGCCAAGCCCTGTCATACAAGATTGGCGAACTTACTATCAAACGCCTGCGTGCTCAGGCTGAAAAGGAACTAGGTGAAAAGTTTGATATCAGAGCCTTTCACGATGCCCTCTTAGAAAATGGTTCTGTGCCTATGTCAGTACTGGAGCAACAAGTCGCTGACTTTATCTCCTCAGAAAAAGAGAAAATAGATAACTAA